Part of the Paludisphaera borealis genome, GTCGACGTATGGGCGGTGGACCCGGAGGACGAGCGACTTCTCGCGCTTCAGAAGGGCCATCCGCCCCTCGCCACGCTGCCGGAAGACGTAGCCTTCCTTGGCCGCGTTGAGCAAGTCGTCCCCGCCCAGGCCCTTCTCGGCGATCGGATCGGAGGAGGCGTCGGCGTCCTCCTCGTAACCGACCTGAATCTCGGTCGCCGACCGCTCGCGGAGGCTCGCCATCAGCCGTACGCCACGGAGGAACTCGGCGTTGTAGTCGGGCGCCTTGGGAGTCATCGCGGTCGCCTGCGGCGCATTGCCGACGTCGTTGACGTCGTTGAGCGTCAGCAGCATCATCTGCTCAAGGTTGGCGCCGGCGTTGACGACGCTGAACAGCTCGGCCGACAACGGCGTCAACAGCGCCTTGGCGACTTCCTTCCCTTCGCGAGGCCGGTAGCTGAGCGTGGGGCTGTCGCGGGCCCCAAGCTCGCCGAACCCGAGGTTGGCGTTGCCCGGATACTGGTTGCCGAACCCTCCCAGGAAATGCGCGTTGCCACTGATCTCGAACTGGCTGGTGATGCTCGGCAAATCGATGAAGACGGGCGAATCTGCGTACCGCAAGCGGACGATGTTCATCAAGAGCTGTTCGTCGTTCGTGACCCGGACCGACTCGTTGTACTTCATCCGCGTCGTCCGCAGGGCCTTGGGCCCGAGACACCCGGGCCCGACCATGATAGCGGCAAGGACGGCCCACGCCCCGAGAATCAGCCGCCGTCGAGGCTTGTTTCGACTTGGGACCGCCATGGGCCTTCACCACTCCCGGACGTGCTGAGAAAAAAATCCGCGACCGGTGCCGGACGTCCGGGAGACACGCCTCTTCTCTATCGTCGTCCGATGCGTAAAACTTGACCCGACCCGCACAATCGGCCCGACGCGCGAAACCCGCGCCGTCGACTCCGTCACCCTCTTGCCTGGGACTCGCCCCCGTGATCGCAGAACCGTACATCGACGCCCACTCGCACATCTGGACGCCCGACGTCGGCCACTATCCGCTGGCGGCCGGATTCCAGCCCGCCGACATGCAGCCGCCGTCGTTCACCGCGCAAGAGCTGCTGGCAGTCTGCCGGCCGGCCGGCGTCGGCCGTGTCAACCTGATCCAGATGAGCTATTACCAGTTCGACAACCGCTACATGCTCGACATGATCAAGCTGCACCCCGACCGGTTCGTGGGGACGGCGATCATCGACCCGTTCGGCGTCGACCCGGCCAGCGCGATGAAGGAACTGCTGCCGAAGGGCGTGCGCGCGTTCCGGATTCAACCGTCCTACAGCAAGCAGCCTCCGGCGAGCTGGCTGGCACCGACCGGCTACGAAGCCATGTTCGCGACCGCCGCCCAGACCGGCCAGTGCCTGAGCTGTCTGATCGACCCCGACGGCTTCGCGGAAGTCGATCGGATGTGCCGCAAATATCCGGAAACCAAGGTGATCATCGACCATCTCGGACGGATCGGAGTCGACGGAACCGTCCGTGACGCCGACGTCCGGGCGCTCTGCGACCTCGCCGCCCACCCCCGGGTCTCCGTGAAGGTCGGCGCTTTTTACGCCCTCGGCAAGAAGTCTCCCCCTTACACCGACCTCGCCCCGTTGATCCGCCGCGTCGTTCAGGCGTTCGGCACGCGGCGTTGCATGTGGGAAAGCGACTGCCCATTCCAGGTCGTGAGTCAGCGCTACGAGGACAGCCTCGCGCTGGTCCGCGACCACCTTGATTTCCTCAGCCCCGACGATCGTGAGTGGATGCTGTTCCGCGCCGCCGAGCAAATTCTCTTTCCCCCCTCTACGGCGAAGTCGTGATGGAGTATGCTGGTTTCAAAGGGGTCGAAGGTGGGGACGTAACGCCAGACGGGCGCTCGGCTTGACCGTTTCGCGGTCCAAACACTAAGATTCATGAGAATTTACGATCCGAAGGGTGGAGTCCGTCTCGCGGCATTCGCGAGCCACGGCGCGAGGTGAGCAGGATGAAGAACGACCCGTCGAAATCCCCGTCCCCGATCAGCCCGGCACCCGCTCGGCATCAGTTCGAGCACCTCACGCCGACGGTGATCCATGATCCCGAAGCGGACATGATGCTGCTCGCGAAGTGGGCCCACCGCGCGATGCTGAATCCCACCCGCTTCTGGAGCGTGGTCGGCGGCGGAGTCGCGGCCATCCTCGGCCTGGTGGTCCTCGGCAGCGTGCTCTCGTCGAAGTCGGGGAGCGCGGCCGACGTCTGGACCCGCCTCGACGCCGCCAAGAACGCCGACGATCAGGTCAAGATCGCCAAGGAACACCCCGGCACCCCGGCCGCCTCCTGGGCCCTCCTCCAGGCCGCGTCGCGGCTTTACAAGACGGGAATCGACGACCTCCCCAAGGATCACGACGCCGCGCTCCAGAGCCTCAAGAAGGCCATCGACCTGTTCGACGAAGCCGGCAAGGGCGTGGCCAAGGATTCGCCCGTGGCCCTCACCGCCGCCCTCGGCAAGGCCCGCTCGCTCGAAGCCCGCAACGAGCTTCCCAAGGCCATCGATCAGTACAAGCTCGTCGCCGACTCCTGGCCCAACAGCCCCGAGGCCGCCGAG contains:
- a CDS encoding amidohydrolase family protein; protein product: MIAEPYIDAHSHIWTPDVGHYPLAAGFQPADMQPPSFTAQELLAVCRPAGVGRVNLIQMSYYQFDNRYMLDMIKLHPDRFVGTAIIDPFGVDPASAMKELLPKGVRAFRIQPSYSKQPPASWLAPTGYEAMFATAAQTGQCLSCLIDPDGFAEVDRMCRKYPETKVIIDHLGRIGVDGTVRDADVRALCDLAAHPRVSVKVGAFYALGKKSPPYTDLAPLIRRVVQAFGTRRCMWESDCPFQVVSQRYEDSLALVRDHLDFLSPDDREWMLFRAAEQILFPPSTAKS
- a CDS encoding tetratricopeptide repeat protein: MKNDPSKSPSPISPAPARHQFEHLTPTVIHDPEADMMLLAKWAHRAMLNPTRFWSVVGGGVAAILGLVVLGSVLSSKSGSAADVWTRLDAAKNADDQVKIAKEHPGTPAASWALLQAASRLYKTGIDDLPKDHDAALQSLKKAIDLFDEAGKGVAKDSPVALTAALGKARSLEARNELPKAIDQYKLVADSWPNSPEAAEAKELAAALQKPDAAAFYKELYSFTPSKVTLPPMGTESFDLPSGIGGFPGSADGLLGPATGIPSIPILPPPPPSPITKDADPAKTDAAKPEPAPAKAPETKPAPAPAETKPAPVPTPAPAEAKPAPAPTPAPAPAEAKKPGN